One genomic window of Oligoflexia bacterium includes the following:
- a CDS encoding KamA family radical SAM protein, whose amino-acid sequence MKFDFLSTKKASAYEAIDSHQWYQWTWQLQHRLTQKEDFEKVFNLSSDEIKGFEQLKSIFKVSTTPYYASIAAQIEESNSVAKKNQSNFMNPLKRIMLPHVLEVEAGEQQMLDPLAEETHSHGQNLIHRYSDRVLFLVTDTCSVYCRFCTRKRFTGQDEGFINSNEYQKALSYIRSHPGIREVIFSGGDPLTLSNSLLDRVLSDIRSIEHIEIIRIGSRMPVVCPMRIDEDLCKIMRRYAPVYMMSHFSHPKELTLEARQALTLLVDHGIPVLNQMVLLNGVNNNAAIIQALNRRLLYLRVKPYYMFQCDPSEGTDHLRTTVESSEEIMREMWGHLSGLAMPTLSLDIPSGGGKTTLVPNFMVSASKGVREFVGWDSRKGIYRDPKVEMLKPSDVGDYEHEWEELKNAKNNLSIDHQMGLPIEAVK is encoded by the coding sequence ATGAAGTTTGATTTCTTATCCACAAAGAAAGCTAGTGCATATGAGGCTATTGATTCTCATCAATGGTACCAATGGACTTGGCAGCTTCAACATCGACTGACTCAAAAAGAAGATTTTGAAAAAGTATTTAATCTCAGCTCTGATGAAATCAAAGGTTTTGAACAACTTAAAAGCATCTTTAAAGTATCAACAACACCTTATTACGCAAGTATTGCTGCTCAAATTGAAGAATCAAATAGTGTTGCTAAAAAAAATCAAAGTAATTTTATGAATCCGTTAAAGCGCATCATGCTGCCTCATGTATTAGAGGTAGAAGCTGGTGAGCAACAAATGCTTGATCCGCTGGCTGAAGAAACTCATAGCCACGGGCAAAATCTAATTCATCGCTATTCTGATCGGGTTTTATTTTTAGTAACTGATACGTGTAGTGTTTATTGCAGGTTTTGTACGCGAAAGCGATTTACCGGCCAAGATGAAGGTTTCATCAATTCAAATGAATATCAAAAAGCCCTGTCATATATACGCTCTCACCCCGGTATTCGTGAGGTGATTTTTTCGGGCGGTGACCCGCTTACACTTTCAAATTCACTTCTTGATCGTGTGCTTAGTGATATTCGAAGTATTGAGCATATTGAAATTATTCGTATTGGCTCACGAATGCCAGTTGTTTGCCCAATGCGTATTGATGAAGATCTTTGTAAAATCATGCGTCGTTATGCGCCTGTCTATATGATGAGTCACTTTAGTCATCCAAAAGAACTCACCCTTGAAGCAAGGCAAGCACTTACATTGCTTGTTGATCACGGGATTCCAGTTTTAAATCAAATGGTTTTACTCAATGGTGTGAATAACAATGCTGCGATCATTCAAGCGCTTAACCGCAGACTTTTGTATTTGCGAGTGAAGCCCTATTATATGTTTCAGTGTGATCCAAGTGAAGGCACTGATCACTTACGCACAACAGTTGAAAGTAGTGAAGAGATCATGCGTGAAATGTGGGGGCATCTTTCAGGTCTTGCCATGCCAACATTGTCCCTTGATATTCCCAGTGGTGGCGGAAAAACAACTCTTGTACCAAACTTTATGGTTTCAGCTTCCAAGGGTGTTCGTGAGTTTGTAGGTTGGGATAGTCGAAAAGGAATTTATCGAGATCCAAAGGTTGAGATGCTCAAGCCTAGTGACGTGGGTGATTATGAGCACGAGTGGGAAGAATTAAAAAATGCTAAGAATAATCTTAGTATTGATCATCAAATGGGTTTGCCAATTGAGGCTGTGAAATAG
- a CDS encoding sugar phosphate nucleotidyltransferase, translating into MKRFAIIMAGGSGTRFWPKSTKRSPKQLLPLTSQRSLLQMTNDRLNGLVDKTHRWVISTKLLEKDIKKQLGAVKILSEPVGRNTMAAVCWGAWSIAQKHPDALVAVLPADAHITENNAYKAALKTAFEVADNENRIVCLGMKPTYAATGYGYIQAGQDLQAGGLSIVKFIEKPSLQTAETLVSSKDFLWNAGIFVFKVKTFIEETRKHAPAFAKIFDSVMKTPKRLNSVYKTIPKEPVDIALMEKTDRGAVLPCDFGWNDLGSWTALEEVLKSNFPGGVINSECDSISIDSHGNIVDAPKGKFVGLIGAENLIIVQTPDALLICSKDKAQDIKKLVSLLEQNKKLGKKLL; encoded by the coding sequence CATCTCAACGATCACTTTTGCAGATGACCAATGATCGACTTAATGGGCTCGTCGATAAAACACATCGCTGGGTAATCAGCACCAAGCTTTTAGAAAAAGACATCAAAAAACAACTTGGCGCGGTTAAGATTCTTTCTGAACCTGTTGGGCGTAACACCATGGCCGCAGTTTGCTGGGGAGCATGGAGCATCGCGCAAAAACACCCCGATGCATTAGTTGCTGTGTTACCCGCAGATGCACACATCACTGAAAATAACGCATACAAAGCTGCACTTAAAACCGCATTTGAAGTCGCTGATAATGAAAACCGCATTGTGTGTTTGGGAATGAAACCCACCTATGCAGCAACTGGTTATGGCTATATTCAAGCAGGCCAAGATCTGCAAGCTGGAGGCCTTAGCATTGTAAAGTTCATCGAAAAACCATCACTCCAAACCGCAGAAACACTCGTAAGTTCAAAAGATTTTTTATGGAATGCTGGGATCTTTGTATTTAAGGTGAAAACTTTTATTGAAGAAACTAGAAAACATGCTCCTGCATTTGCAAAAATATTTGATTCGGTGATGAAAACCCCAAAACGTTTAAATTCAGTTTATAAAACTATCCCCAAAGAACCTGTTGATATTGCACTTATGGAAAAAACAGATCGCGGAGCCGTATTGCCATGCGATTTTGGTTGGAATGACCTTGGTTCATGGACAGCCCTAGAAGAAGTATTAAAATCAAACTTTCCTGGTGGTGTTATCAATTCAGAGTGTGACTCTATCTCTATTGATTCCCATGGAAATATCGTTGATGCACCAAAAGGTAAATTTGTCGGCCTCATAGGCGCTGAAAATCTAATTATTGTTCAAACACCCGATGCACTTCTGATTTGTTCTAAAGATAAAGCCCAAGATATCAAAAAACTTGTTAGCCTTTTAGAACAAAATAAAAAACTTGGCAAAAAACTACTTTAA
- a CDS encoding DUF507 family protein, whose protein sequence is MILSEDRQTHLAHVIVDGIWNDDLVEYTDEDEVIREAKRAVIEYVKRETSVDDAVRQKITSMKKGIFEGSREYDLLYKKYYEEEQQRRGR, encoded by the coding sequence GTGATTTTAAGTGAAGATCGTCAAACCCATTTAGCCCACGTAATTGTAGACGGAATTTGGAACGATGATCTTGTTGAATATACAGATGAAGATGAAGTTATCCGTGAGGCTAAGCGTGCAGTGATTGAATATGTAAAACGCGAGACTTCGGTTGATGATGCTGTCCGTCAAAAAATTACCTCCATGAAAAAAGGCATTTTTGAAGGTTCAAGGGAATACGATCTCCTCTACAAGAAATACTACGAAGAAGAACAACAACGTCGAGGACGCTGA
- a CDS encoding outer membrane beta-barrel protein, which translates to MSLNLFGVTSYAADFYLGPQFGKTSYTPPTGEKDRVSEYSYGGDVMAFKGPYGAGFHLSYLPYPTDGNATVSVQQSDLLMTLEAKYRYEFNNHINPYVTFGAGSLYKTVKSSVMGMSEKSSDFYFVQDIGLGIMGVLFKDFGYNAAVKYYQYSNVDGYNYTLSLGYFSSHIL; encoded by the coding sequence ATGAGTCTAAATTTATTCGGGGTAACTTCATACGCTGCTGATTTTTATTTGGGCCCACAATTTGGAAAAACAAGTTACACACCACCTACTGGTGAAAAAGATCGCGTAAGTGAATATTCATATGGTGGTGATGTCATGGCGTTTAAAGGGCCCTATGGTGCCGGGTTTCATCTTTCTTATTTACCTTACCCCACTGACGGAAATGCAACAGTGTCAGTTCAGCAATCTGATTTGCTCATGACTCTTGAGGCAAAGTATCGTTATGAATTCAACAATCATATTAATCCGTATGTAACTTTTGGAGCGGGGTCGCTCTATAAGACAGTTAAATCTTCAGTAATGGGAATGTCTGAGAAAAGTTCTGACTTTTATTTTGTTCAAGACATAGGTCTGGGTATTATGGGCGTCTTGTTTAAAGATTTCGGCTATAATGCAGCCGTAAAATATTATCAGTACTCTAATGTGGATGGTTATAACTACACACTATCACTCGGATATTTTTCTTCACATATATTATAA
- a CDS encoding DUF507 family protein, with product MKLHPTQIDRLVHNVIDKLKERELIEFKKSEKEVIARAIELVNLDFKREDDLVQEVHRMMDELEIQNPGGFDRRKMFPMLKQKLAKQKGIVL from the coding sequence ATGAAACTACATCCTACACAAATTGATCGTTTAGTTCATAACGTGATTGATAAACTCAAAGAGCGAGAACTCATTGAATTTAAAAAATCTGAGAAAGAAGTTATTGCTCGGGCAATTGAACTTGTGAACCTAGACTTTAAGCGAGAAGATGATCTGGTACAAGAAGTTCACCGCATGATGGATGAGCTTGAAATCCAGAACCCAGGCGGGTTTGATCGTCGCAAGATGTTTCCAATGTTGAAACAAAAGTTAGCGAAACAAAAAGGAATAGTTTTGTGA
- a CDS encoding 3'-5' exonuclease — MGTLTFDFAKELNPEQWFAVESTDGPVLILAGAGSGKTRVLTYRAAHLVATGKAHPSEILAVTFTNKAAREMLERTNKLLTRIGVDRTSEPLWISTFHSSCVRILRRHVELLGYGSSFAIYDDGDQLSILKKVCNNLGINDKIYPPKSFQFQINQAKNQFIDPAEMKKRKFHFMDEKNATVYEAYENEMRKNNALDFGDLLFKTVELFQQHKNLLEEYQERFRYIMVDEYQDTNRVQYLLVQLLAQKYGNLCVVGDEDQSIYSWRGADISNILNFERDFPNAKVVKLEQNYRSTKNIVEAASHVIRNNTERKDKILWTENSVGELITLREEPTEQDEARSLVREIKTLAQDENLNFNEFAVFYRTNAQSRVIEDQLRSHQVPYKIIGGMKFYDRAEIKDMISYLKIILNPRDSISLKRIINTPARGIGKTTIEKLEKYSDAQGLCLYDTIIPALEEKILDRGATRKVLEFMEMLTKLIEQNKNASPIDAYHSILDATQYVNKLRLEDTPEAQARVENLEELDSAIAEFQKERGDEGTLQALLEEMALVTDADKHNIEQVHAVTLMTLHVSKGLEFPVVFVVGLEDGLFPSSRTIEEGDGECEEERRLFYVGMTRARQRLFLSYARTRKVWGNDQMNPPSRFLNEIPENYLNKISSLQRPSTSSWRAPTLGRNSWSKRSNDTSADAMPSYEDFGDAHSDMDSDAANGFKKGMRVRHPSYGVGVIHQAEGNGDDQKVTILFPDNSIKKFVVKFARLERA; from the coding sequence TTGGGCACCCTGACGTTTGATTTCGCAAAAGAACTTAATCCTGAGCAGTGGTTTGCTGTGGAATCAACTGACGGCCCCGTCTTAATTTTAGCTGGAGCAGGAAGCGGCAAAACTCGAGTTTTAACCTATAGAGCTGCGCATCTTGTGGCCACTGGCAAGGCACATCCCAGTGAAATTTTAGCCGTCACATTCACCAATAAAGCAGCTCGAGAAATGCTTGAGCGCACAAATAAGTTACTCACGCGCATAGGCGTTGATCGCACATCAGAGCCTTTATGGATAAGTACATTTCACTCATCATGTGTGCGCATTTTACGTCGCCATGTAGAATTACTTGGCTACGGTTCAAGCTTTGCGATTTATGACGACGGTGATCAGCTCTCAATACTTAAAAAAGTTTGTAATAATCTAGGAATCAACGACAAAATTTACCCTCCTAAGAGTTTTCAATTTCAGATCAATCAAGCAAAAAATCAATTTATAGACCCAGCAGAAATGAAAAAAAGGAAATTTCATTTTATGGATGAAAAAAACGCCACCGTCTATGAAGCTTATGAAAATGAGATGCGAAAAAACAACGCTCTTGATTTTGGCGATTTACTTTTCAAAACAGTTGAGCTCTTTCAGCAACATAAAAATCTTTTAGAAGAATACCAAGAGCGCTTTCGCTACATCATGGTTGACGAGTATCAAGATACAAATCGTGTTCAGTACCTCCTTGTTCAACTTTTAGCGCAAAAATACGGCAATCTTTGCGTTGTTGGTGATGAAGATCAAAGTATCTACTCATGGCGAGGGGCTGATATTTCAAATATTCTTAACTTTGAACGTGATTTTCCAAATGCGAAGGTTGTTAAATTAGAACAAAATTATAGATCAACAAAAAATATCGTAGAAGCCGCAAGTCATGTCATTCGTAACAATACTGAAAGAAAAGATAAAATCTTATGGACTGAAAATTCTGTGGGCGAGCTTATCACCTTACGTGAAGAACCCACTGAACAAGACGAAGCTAGAAGCCTTGTGCGCGAAATTAAAACATTAGCCCAAGATGAAAATCTTAATTTTAATGAATTTGCTGTTTTTTACCGAACTAACGCACAATCAAGAGTCATTGAAGATCAACTGCGCAGTCATCAAGTGCCTTACAAAATTATTGGCGGCATGAAGTTTTATGACCGCGCTGAGATTAAAGATATGATCAGCTATCTAAAAATTATCTTAAATCCCAGAGATAGTATTAGTCTCAAAAGAATTATTAACACACCCGCTCGGGGCATCGGCAAAACAACAATTGAAAAGTTAGAAAAATATTCTGATGCGCAGGGGCTTTGTCTTTACGATACGATTATCCCTGCCCTTGAAGAAAAAATACTTGATCGAGGTGCCACAAGAAAAGTTTTAGAATTTATGGAAATGCTCACAAAACTCATTGAGCAAAATAAAAACGCCTCACCTATTGATGCCTATCACTCGATCTTAGATGCTACTCAGTATGTAAATAAATTACGTCTTGAAGACACACCCGAAGCTCAAGCTCGAGTTGAAAATTTAGAAGAACTCGATTCAGCTATTGCTGAATTCCAAAAAGAACGTGGAGACGAAGGTACACTTCAGGCCTTGCTAGAAGAAATGGCTTTAGTTACAGACGCTGACAAACACAATATCGAACAAGTACATGCAGTGACACTGATGACCCTACACGTATCAAAGGGTTTAGAATTTCCGGTGGTGTTTGTTGTTGGTTTAGAAGACGGGTTATTTCCTTCATCGCGAACAATAGAAGAAGGCGATGGCGAATGTGAAGAAGAACGCAGACTTTTTTACGTCGGCATGACTCGCGCACGCCAAAGACTTTTCTTAAGTTATGCTCGTACTAGAAAAGTATGGGGCAATGATCAGATGAACCCACCGAGTCGATTCTTAAATGAAATTCCTGAAAATTATTTAAATAAAATTTCATCCCTACAACGACCATCAACTTCTAGTTGGCGTGCTCCCACATTAGGTCGAAACTCGTGGTCAAAACGCAGTAATGATACATCTGCAGATGCCATGCCTTCATACGAAGATTTTGGAGATGCCCATAGCGATATGGATAGTGATGCAGCCAATGGTTTTAAAAAAGGAATGCGTGTCAGACACCCGAGCTACGGCGTGGGTGTGATTCATCAAGCCGAGGGAAATGGCGATGATCAAAAAGTCACAATTTTGTTTCCAGATAATTCGATCAAAAAATTTGTCGTAAAGTTTGCAAGGCTTGAGCGCGCCTGA